The following proteins are encoded in a genomic region of Deinococcus detaillensis:
- a CDS encoding aldehyde dehydrogenase family protein translates to MPIAPIPESETSAHLTQLHQLFETHQARRWKAAQSSAAERRALLRQLSDAVKGRRVGLAAALAQDLGKSRAEAEITELHPLLEEIRYARRHLKSWMQPQYVNGVAGLGWGRSAMQPEARGVTLILSPWNYPVNLSLTPLIGALAAGNTAILKPSEKAPATARALSELIAATFSPSLVSVVEGGPDVAEALLELPFDHIFFTGSPAIGRKVLSAAAQTLTSTTLELGGKSPALVDESADLKLAAERIVWGKFLNAGQTCIAPDYVLAHQAIASELTQRLREAIETRYGGPIWQRRGPDYGRMIDPQSVTRLRGLTKASQEAGAELAYGGVFDESERYISPTLVTGVQPDMPLMQQELFGPVLPVVTYQTLDEAIDLIQRHEKPLALYLFTKTAETQRRVERQTSSGSLVVNGTVIQFVHPRLAFGGVGHSGQGSYHGEYSFRAFSHHRAITREPTLSPVRAMYPPYGRVLPRLTAWALRKISE, encoded by the coding sequence ATGCCTATTGCACCCATTCCTGAATCTGAGACGTCAGCTCACCTCACTCAACTTCATCAGCTCTTCGAGACGCATCAAGCACGGCGCTGGAAGGCCGCTCAAAGCAGCGCTGCCGAGCGCCGAGCACTACTCCGGCAGCTTAGCGACGCCGTCAAAGGCCGGCGGGTGGGACTGGCCGCCGCTCTGGCACAAGACCTGGGCAAGAGCCGGGCCGAAGCGGAAATCACCGAACTTCACCCGTTGCTCGAAGAAATTCGGTATGCTCGCCGCCATTTGAAAAGCTGGATGCAGCCGCAGTACGTCAACGGAGTTGCCGGTTTGGGCTGGGGCCGCAGCGCCATGCAGCCGGAAGCGCGTGGCGTGACCCTGATTCTGAGTCCGTGGAATTATCCAGTCAATCTCAGTCTCACGCCGCTGATCGGAGCGCTGGCAGCGGGCAATACGGCCATCCTCAAGCCCAGCGAAAAAGCGCCTGCCACCGCCAGAGCGCTGAGCGAACTGATTGCCGCGACCTTCTCGCCGAGTCTAGTTAGCGTGGTAGAGGGCGGCCCAGACGTGGCCGAGGCGCTTCTCGAACTGCCATTCGATCATATTTTCTTCACTGGCAGTCCGGCTATCGGGCGCAAAGTGCTGAGCGCCGCCGCACAGACGCTGACCAGTACCACCCTCGAACTCGGCGGCAAATCACCTGCGCTCGTTGATGAAAGTGCTGATCTCAAATTGGCCGCCGAGCGCATTGTTTGGGGCAAGTTCTTGAACGCTGGACAAACCTGTATCGCGCCTGATTATGTCTTGGCTCATCAGGCCATTGCTAGCGAGTTAACCCAGCGGCTCAGAGAAGCCATCGAAACCCGGTATGGCGGCCCCATCTGGCAGAGGCGCGGCCCCGACTACGGCAGGATGATTGATCCTCAGAGCGTTACTCGGCTGCGCGGCCTGACAAAAGCCAGTCAGGAAGCCGGAGCGGAACTGGCGTATGGCGGCGTTTTTGACGAATCCGAGCGGTACATCTCCCCCACCCTCGTGACCGGCGTCCAGCCCGATATGCCGCTGATGCAACAAGAACTCTTCGGCCCAGTTTTGCCAGTCGTCACTTATCAAACGCTCGATGAAGCCATTGATCTTATCCAACGCCATGAAAAACCGTTGGCACTCTACCTATTCACGAAAACCGCTGAGACACAACGACGAGTCGAACGCCAGACGAGCAGCGGCAGTCTGGTGGTTAACGGTACGGTGATTCAGTTCGTGCATCCGCGCTTGGCGTTCGGCGGCGTCGGCCATAGCGGTCAGGGCAGCTATCACGGCGAATACAGCTTCCGCGCTTTCTCCCACCATCGGGCCAT
- a CDS encoding superoxide dismutase: MKNTMMFGMGVLLLSSCSMMGMGAGSKDSTMTKDGAAMKDNAMADSSMAVKTPVVNQNTASYVLNRQPAATNIAPMGNVAVTMNGDTVMTTTKLTGMAPETYYVAHYHNQGTVPSTDPCASNGPAILPSMMVGLSDKGGNVILMGSVAKSAIMKATYYNVHTAKNAAGEPADPGVACSAVKM, from the coding sequence ATGAAAAATACTATGATGTTCGGGATGGGCGTGTTGCTGCTGAGTTCTTGCTCGATGATGGGAATGGGCGCTGGCTCAAAAGACAGCACCATGACCAAAGACGGAGCCGCCATGAAAGACAATGCCATGGCCGATAGCAGCATGGCTGTAAAAACCCCAGTGGTGAACCAGAACACCGCCTCCTACGTCCTCAACCGTCAACCAGCGGCCACCAATATCGCGCCGATGGGCAACGTGGCTGTCACGATGAACGGCGACACGGTGATGACCACCACCAAGCTGACCGGCATGGCCCCTGAAACCTACTACGTGGCTCACTACCATAACCAAGGCACTGTGCCCTCGACTGATCCATGCGCCAGCAACGGCCCGGCGATTTTGCCGAGCATGATGGTTGGCCTCAGCGATAAAGGTGGCAACGTGATCTTGATGGGCAGCGTCGCCAAGAGCGCCATCATGAAAGCCACCTACTACAACGTCCACACGGCCAAAAACGCCGCTGGCGAGCCTGCTGACCCAGGCGTAGCTTGCAGCGCTGTCAAGATGTAA
- a CDS encoding polyprenyl synthetase family protein — MRSDLLDLIFGLLPSTDSDRTHSHPELAQFYAMLRDYPQRGGKGLRSELLLLSAKAHGAREDTPQWQSALWLGAVLELFQNWVLIHDDIEDDSEERRGRPALHRLHGVPLALNAGDALHAYMWAAVQQAGVPGAYEEVLTMIHRTAEGQHLDLAWVAHHEWQLTEADYLEMVRLKTAYYTVVIPLRLGALAAGQLPDPAFTPAGEALGAAFQIRDDVLNLQEDEGSYGKEIGGDLLEGKRTLIVLHWLSGAPATQRAFFLSQMALPRTDKDPAQMAQVLDWIRESGSLDYAQQFASEQGRRGLSLLEEALGKAANQTAASQIIDLVQSYVTRQA; from the coding sequence ATGCGCTCCGATCTGCTCGACCTTATCTTTGGCCTACTGCCCAGCACCGATTCAGACCGTACCCACTCGCATCCAGAGCTCGCTCAGTTCTACGCCATGCTGCGCGACTACCCTCAGCGCGGCGGCAAAGGCCTACGCAGCGAACTGCTGCTGCTGAGCGCCAAAGCGCACGGAGCGCGGGAAGACACCCCGCAGTGGCAAAGCGCGTTGTGGCTCGGCGCGGTGCTGGAACTGTTTCAAAATTGGGTGCTGATTCACGACGACATCGAAGACGACAGCGAAGAGCGCCGTGGGCGGCCTGCGCTGCACCGCCTCCACGGCGTGCCGCTGGCTCTGAACGCAGGCGACGCCCTGCACGCTTACATGTGGGCCGCTGTGCAGCAGGCCGGCGTGCCAGGGGCTTACGAGGAAGTCCTGACCATGATTCACCGCACGGCTGAGGGCCAGCATCTCGATTTGGCTTGGGTGGCCCATCACGAATGGCAGCTCACCGAGGCCGATTACTTGGAGATGGTACGCCTCAAAACCGCTTATTACACAGTGGTCATTCCCCTGCGGCTGGGAGCGCTGGCCGCCGGACAACTCCCCGACCCCGCCTTTACGCCCGCCGGGGAAGCGCTGGGCGCGGCCTTCCAGATCAGGGACGACGTGCTGAATTTGCAGGAAGACGAAGGCAGCTACGGCAAAGAAATCGGCGGCGACCTTCTCGAAGGCAAGCGCACCTTGATCGTGCTGCATTGGCTCTCCGGCGCACCCGCCACACAACGGGCTTTCTTCCTAAGTCAAATGGCGCTCCCCAGAACGGACAAAGACCCGGCACAGATGGCTCAGGTGCTGGACTGGATTCGGGAAAGCGGCAGCCTCGATTATGCACAGCAGTTTGCCTCTGAGCAAGGCCGCAGGGGACTCAGCTTGCTCGAAGAAGCGCTGGGCAAAGCGGCAAACCAAACTGCTGCCTCACAGATCATTGATCTGGTTCAGAGCTATGTCACGCGGCAGGCTTGA